A window of the Acidobacteriota bacterium genome harbors these coding sequences:
- the scpB gene encoding SMC-Scp complex subunit ScpB: MNPVELRAAIEAILFVSDEPVSMDQLQVVFRGTEPGAIESALNELQRRYDEPGSGVMLRFVAGGWQLATRLEYHEQARRFLKERPACKLSMAALETLAIVAYRQPVTVPEILQIRGVKSSAVIKTLLEKKLIIARGRKKVLGSPMQYGTSREFLTYFGLGSLEELPSLEEFEDIFGDKADHVRQKDLFDLKLEGIRTVGAAVAPEPEEDLLPGFDAEG, from the coding sequence ATGAACCCAGTTGAACTGAGAGCGGCCATCGAGGCGATCCTGTTCGTCTCGGACGAGCCGGTGAGTATGGATCAGCTGCAGGTGGTGTTCCGCGGCACCGAGCCCGGGGCCATCGAGTCGGCCCTGAACGAACTTCAGCGCCGGTACGACGAGCCGGGTAGCGGCGTGATGTTGCGCTTCGTGGCGGGCGGCTGGCAGCTGGCGACGCGGTTGGAGTACCACGAGCAGGCACGACGTTTCCTCAAGGAGCGCCCGGCGTGCAAGTTGTCCATGGCTGCGCTGGAAACCCTGGCCATCGTGGCGTACCGGCAGCCCGTGACGGTGCCCGAAATCCTGCAGATCCGCGGGGTGAAATCCTCCGCGGTGATCAAGACACTACTGGAGAAGAAACTCATCATCGCCCGCGGCCGCAAGAAGGTGCTGGGCTCTCCCATGCAGTACGGGACCAGCCGGGAATTCCTGACCTATTTCGGCCTCGGCTCCCTGGAGGAGCTCCCCTCGTTGGAGGAGTTCGAGGACATCTTCGGCGACAAGGCCGACCATGTCCGCCAGAAGGATTTGTTCGATCTCAAGCTTGAGGGGATCCGGACCGTCGGCGCCGCGGTGGCGCCGGAGCCGGAGGAGGACCTGCTCCCCGGCTTCGATGCGGAGGGATGA
- a CDS encoding rRNA pseudouridine synthase: MERVQKIVARCLGMSRRKAEELVRAGRVAVNGRVVALGAQADGAADRVTVDGKLLKAEPARVYLLLNKPRNYLCTVSDPGGRPTVLDLVKSKIPVYPVGRLDFDSTGLVILTNDGAVAYRIQRAGTHCPKVYLVKVAGTPDEAKLDRLRRGITIDGERFAPCEIAKTREKAHSYSWLKVTLFEGRNRQLRRMFEFIHHPVFQLKRVAIGSLTDAGLPVGFYRPLTDAEVSRLRSLPVAAGKGRPRPK, encoded by the coding sequence ATGGAGCGCGTCCAGAAGATCGTCGCCCGCTGTCTCGGCATGTCGCGGCGCAAGGCGGAGGAGCTGGTCCGCGCGGGCCGGGTGGCGGTGAACGGCCGGGTGGTGGCGCTTGGGGCGCAGGCCGACGGGGCCGCCGACCGCGTCACCGTGGACGGCAAGCTCCTCAAGGCCGAGCCGGCCAGGGTGTATCTGCTCCTGAACAAGCCGCGCAACTACCTGTGCACCGTGTCGGATCCCGGCGGCCGTCCCACGGTGCTGGACCTGGTGAAGTCGAAGATCCCGGTCTATCCCGTGGGCCGGCTCGACTTCGATTCCACCGGCCTGGTGATCCTAACCAACGACGGCGCGGTCGCGTACCGCATCCAGCGGGCCGGCACCCACTGCCCCAAGGTGTACCTGGTCAAGGTGGCGGGCACGCCCGACGAGGCCAAGCTGGACCGACTGCGCCGGGGGATCACCATCGACGGAGAACGCTTCGCCCCGTGCGAGATCGCCAAGACCCGCGAGAAGGCCCACTCCTATTCCTGGCTCAAGGTCACCCTGTTCGAGGGGCGGAACCGCCAGCTGCGCCGGATGTTCGAATTCATCCACCACCCGGTGTTCCAGCTCAAGCGCGTGGCCATCGGCTCCCTGACCGATGCCGGGCTCCCCGTGGGCTTTTACCGCCCCCTGACCGACGCGGAGGTCAGCCGCCTCCGGTCGCTGCCCGTGGCGGCCGGAAAGGGCCGGCCCCGTCCGAAATAG
- a CDS encoding site-2 protease family protein: MDVSGFLANANWGLLLLGYPVLLLALTVHECAHAWTADRMGDSTARLLGRVTLNPVAHMDLFGTVLFPIMAFLYQIPLIGWARPVPVNPLHLQRPSRDNMLISLAGPLSNLGLAGLLFLVYAVLKLSGAAYRLPEMFADPLLMFFVYGVYINMMLMVFNLIPVPPLDGSHIVEHFLPPSLKPVYEQIQPFGFFILMLLFISGILRIVISPVLHLVGLLFAVV, translated from the coding sequence GTGGACGTCTCCGGCTTTCTGGCCAACGCCAATTGGGGCCTGCTCCTGCTGGGCTACCCGGTGCTGCTGCTGGCGCTCACGGTGCACGAGTGCGCCCACGCCTGGACGGCGGACCGGATGGGCGACTCCACGGCGCGGCTGCTGGGGCGGGTGACGCTTAATCCGGTGGCCCACATGGACCTGTTCGGCACCGTGCTCTTCCCCATCATGGCGTTCCTGTACCAGATCCCGCTCATCGGTTGGGCCCGGCCGGTGCCGGTCAATCCGCTGCACCTGCAGCGCCCGTCGCGGGACAACATGCTGATCTCGCTCGCCGGCCCCCTGAGCAACCTGGGCCTGGCCGGCCTGCTGTTCCTCGTGTATGCGGTGCTGAAGCTGTCGGGGGCGGCCTACCGGCTGCCGGAGATGTTCGCCGACCCGCTGCTGATGTTTTTCGTCTACGGCGTCTACATCAACATGATGCTCATGGTGTTCAACCTGATCCCCGTGCCGCCGCTGGACGGCAGCCACATCGTGGAGCATTTCCTGCCGCCCTCGCTGAAGCCGGTGTACGAGCAGATCCAGCCGTTCGGCTTTTTCATCCTGATGCTGCTGTTCATCAGCGGCATTCTCCGCATCGTGATCAGCCCGGTCCTGCACCTGGTCGGGTTGCTGTTCGCTGTCGTGTAG
- a CDS encoding acyl-CoA dehydrogenase: MRFELTDDQELIRNTVRDFAEHEVRPGAAARDRDSEFPADLLKQLGGMGLMGAVIPAEYGGADIDPIAYALVIEELARVDASLAVTVAVHNSVGAYPIVRWGTDEQKRRYLPPMATGEALGAFALTEPQAGSDAANLKCRAVRDGDRYIVNGVKAWCTNGPVAHTIVLMAVTDPGLGSKGISAFILEAGTPGFQSGTVEDKMGLRSSKTSELVLDNCAIPAANRLGNEGDGLKVALSVLCASRTGIGAQAVGIAQGAFEEALRYAKVREAFGQPLAGFQATQFKLADMATRIEAARLLVLYAASRKGDVDRRIFRYSSMCKLFASEMANEVVAQAVQIHGGYGFSREYPVERFYRDARVTTIYEGTSEIQRLVIARELLKE, encoded by the coding sequence TTGCGTTTCGAACTCACTGACGACCAGGAACTGATCCGGAACACCGTTCGCGATTTCGCCGAGCACGAAGTCCGCCCCGGCGCGGCGGCGCGTGACCGCGACAGCGAATTTCCCGCCGACCTGCTGAAGCAGCTCGGCGGCATGGGCCTCATGGGCGCGGTGATTCCGGCCGAATACGGCGGGGCCGACATCGACCCGATCGCCTACGCCCTGGTCATCGAGGAGCTGGCGCGGGTTGACGCATCCCTGGCGGTCACGGTGGCGGTGCACAACTCGGTGGGCGCCTATCCCATCGTGCGGTGGGGCACCGACGAGCAAAAGCGCCGGTACCTGCCGCCCATGGCCACCGGCGAGGCGCTGGGCGCCTTCGCCCTGACCGAGCCGCAGGCCGGCTCGGACGCCGCCAACCTCAAGTGCCGCGCCGTCCGCGACGGCGACCGATACATTGTCAACGGGGTCAAGGCGTGGTGCACCAACGGTCCGGTGGCCCATACCATCGTCCTCATGGCCGTGACCGACCCCGGCCTTGGCTCCAAGGGCATCAGCGCCTTCATCCTGGAGGCCGGCACCCCGGGATTCCAGTCCGGCACCGTCGAGGACAAGATGGGGCTCCGCTCCTCGAAGACCTCCGAGCTGGTGCTGGACAACTGCGCCATTCCCGCAGCCAACCGCCTCGGGAACGAGGGCGACGGCCTCAAGGTGGCGCTCTCGGTGCTCTGCGCGTCGCGCACCGGCATCGGCGCCCAGGCCGTGGGCATCGCCCAGGGTGCCTTTGAGGAGGCGCTGCGCTACGCCAAGGTCCGCGAGGCCTTCGGCCAGCCGCTGGCTGGTTTTCAGGCGACCCAGTTCAAGCTGGCCGACATGGCCACGCGGATCGAGGCCGCCCGGCTGCTGGTGCTGTACGCCGCCAGCCGCAAGGGGGACGTGGACCGCCGGATCTTCCGGTACAGCAGCATGTGCAAGCTGTTCGCCTCCGAGATGGCCAACGAGGTTGTGGCCCAGGCCGTCCAGATCCACGGCGGCTACGGGTTTTCCCGCGAATACCCGGTGGAGCGGTTCTACCGCGATGCCCGCGTGACCACCATCTACGAGGGGACCAGCGAGATCCAGCGCCTCGTGATCGCCCGCGAGCTGCTGAAGGAGTAG
- a CDS encoding segregation/condensation protein A yields the protein MDDRDDMPPTLIDRGENLPEAGGTAASAPAVDRVPILNDDSLTGAPAIETAGTVEPAGADGGDLPVEARKPVHPDVTADGGFPAFAGVDPAIGTGDAAAPAVMGSAVPAAESSEPAAPAIVADGAPAEEPDAEVPPAASDREASAAPVGDAVATAVAEGGASRGETEDADQPAAAGAAGQTEAGPVVQPTIIDRGESHEVRLADFEGPLDLLLHLIRKEQVDIYDIPIALITNRYLEYIELMQDLNINLAGEFLEMAATLIYIKSRMLLPPEPGPEGDEAVAEDPRQELVERLLEYEQFKNAAQVLYTREQIETGVMTADRIREVVPPEEELLSVSLFDLIAAYKNVLRQLDERAVLEMERENVTVAEKIAQVREMLEQKKKLRFTDLVRLSPARTHVVVLMLALLELARMRDVRLRQDGLFSEIWIIRKAAAHEPS from the coding sequence ATGGACGATCGAGACGACATGCCGCCCACCCTCATCGATCGCGGGGAGAACCTGCCGGAAGCCGGCGGGACGGCCGCGTCCGCTCCGGCGGTCGATCGCGTACCGATTCTGAATGATGACTCCCTCACGGGCGCGCCAGCGATAGAGACCGCCGGCACGGTGGAGCCTGCCGGTGCGGACGGCGGCGATCTTCCGGTGGAAGCCCGCAAACCGGTTCACCCCGATGTCACCGCTGATGGAGGGTTTCCGGCGTTCGCCGGCGTGGACCCCGCGATCGGCACCGGGGACGCGGCGGCTCCGGCCGTCATGGGGAGCGCGGTACCCGCTGCGGAGTCGTCGGAACCCGCAGCGCCCGCCATCGTGGCGGACGGCGCGCCCGCGGAGGAGCCGGACGCGGAGGTCCCGCCCGCCGCCAGCGACCGCGAGGCGTCCGCCGCGCCGGTCGGAGATGCCGTTGCCACGGCTGTCGCCGAAGGCGGAGCAAGCCGCGGCGAAACCGAGGATGCGGACCAGCCCGCGGCCGCCGGCGCGGCCGGCCAGACGGAAGCCGGTCCGGTCGTCCAGCCCACCATCATCGACCGGGGCGAAAGCCACGAGGTGCGGCTGGCCGACTTCGAAGGCCCGCTGGATCTGCTCCTGCACCTGATCCGCAAGGAGCAGGTGGACATCTACGACATTCCCATCGCCCTGATCACCAATCGCTACCTCGAGTACATCGAGCTGATGCAGGACCTCAACATCAACCTGGCCGGTGAATTTCTGGAGATGGCGGCCACGCTCATCTATATCAAGTCCCGGATGCTCCTCCCGCCCGAACCCGGCCCCGAGGGCGATGAGGCGGTTGCCGAGGACCCCCGCCAGGAACTGGTGGAACGCCTGCTGGAGTATGAGCAGTTCAAGAACGCCGCCCAGGTGCTGTATACCCGGGAGCAGATCGAAACGGGCGTGATGACCGCCGACCGCATTCGGGAGGTGGTTCCGCCCGAAGAGGAACTGCTCTCCGTGTCATTGTTCGACCTGATCGCGGCCTACAAGAACGTGCTCCGCCAGCTCGACGAACGGGCCGTTCTGGAGATGGAGCGGGAAAACGTCACGGTGGCGGAGAAAATCGCCCAGGTTCGGGAGATGCTCGAGCAGAAGAAAAAGCTGCGCTTCACCGATCTGGTGCGCCTCAGTCCGGCGCGTACCCACGTGGTGGTGCTGATGCTGGCCCTGCTCGAACTGGCCCGCATGCGCGACGTGCGCCTCCGCCAGGACGGGCTGTTTTCTGAAATCTGGATCATCCGAAAGGCGGCAGCGCATGAACCCAGTTGA